The following are from one region of the Streptomyces tuirus genome:
- a CDS encoding L,D-transpeptidase family protein, translated as MGDVRRRSAVALGITGLVAPLTLALGAAPAQAASCTTQAGPHQKKVEKFLGRPVDGKQSAADCKAIKAFQTKHGITPNIGYAGSVTWGVMDLMQKQKAVGKTPNKDGKCPVNKGRIACVNLTLQLSWIQDGKKLVYGPVPVRTGRDGYETRTGLKKIYWRNIDHVSSIYDVPMPYAQFFDGGQAFHSVGVSMWNPPGSHGCTNMTKTDAKKYWSLLKKGDDVFVYGRKPGT; from the coding sequence ATGGGGGACGTACGCAGACGGAGCGCCGTCGCACTGGGGATCACCGGTCTGGTGGCACCGCTCACGCTCGCGCTCGGGGCCGCACCGGCCCAGGCGGCGAGCTGCACCACGCAGGCCGGCCCGCACCAGAAGAAGGTGGAGAAGTTCCTCGGCCGCCCGGTCGACGGCAAGCAGTCCGCCGCCGACTGCAAGGCCATCAAGGCCTTCCAGACCAAGCACGGCATCACCCCGAACATCGGCTACGCCGGCTCCGTCACCTGGGGCGTGATGGACCTGATGCAGAAGCAGAAGGCCGTCGGGAAGACCCCCAACAAGGACGGCAAGTGCCCGGTGAACAAGGGCCGCATCGCCTGTGTGAACCTGACGCTCCAGCTCAGCTGGATCCAGGACGGCAAGAAGCTCGTCTACGGCCCCGTCCCGGTCCGTACCGGCCGCGACGGGTACGAGACCCGCACCGGCCTGAAGAAGATCTACTGGCGCAACATCGACCACGTGTCGTCCATCTACGACGTGCCGATGCCCTACGCGCAGTTCTTCGACGGCGGCCAGGCCTTTCACTCGGTCGGCGTCAGCATGTGGAACCCGCCCGGCTCGCACGGCTGCACCAACATGACGAAGACCGACGCCAAGAAGTACTGGTCGCTGCTGAAGAAGGGCGACGACGTCTTCGTCTACGGCCGCAAGCCGGGCACCTGA